One window from the genome of Cryptomeria japonica chromosome 6, Sugi_1.0, whole genome shotgun sequence encodes:
- the LOC131067999 gene encoding uncharacterized protein LOC131067999 has translation MQMDELGGSKQEDQLCLPSTSDAALQQGMHILYRDTNGYVLSVERGTSASETHHKCDLESGIRVSEPEDSSFLASTRRFYGNVGGSLSFSQRVDRLIDGYACNSGVQYGVSCGCQQKEVKEGFLESAASDMKKEGFHDSVLMIAGNAISGSNENIRYGNDNGSLKPGWKKPPRPPRSSTDSARERHMKGNSDRALLRRARLERMKILKKQKVGKPSSTKTTLWALLFTVFFFAIVITQGIHSLRTVSPQDSSTKLAVSNFSELGQTLGLGNFSAPYPPLQNRGNTMIETTGRNKTNSSKR, from the exons ATGCAGATGGATGAATTGGGTGGCTCTAAGCAAGAGGATCAATTATGTTTGccttcaacttctgatgctgcCCTTCAACAGGGTATGCACATTTTGTATAGAGACACTAATGGGTATGTTTTATCTGTGGAAAGAGGTACTTCTGCATCAGAAACTCATCATAAGTgtgatctggagagtggtattagGGTCTCTGAACCAGAGGATAGTTCATTTCTGGCTTCAACAAGAAGATTTTATGGAAATGTTGGGGGCAGTTTGAGCTTTAGTCAGAGAGTTGATAGATTAATAGATGGGTATGCATGTAATAGTGGTGTTCAATATGGGGTTTCTTGTGGTTGCCAGCAGAAAGAAGTTAAGGAGGGCTTTTTGGAGTCAGCTGCTTCTGATATGAAGAAAGAGGGGTTTCATGATTCAGTTCTGATGATAGCAGGAAATGCAATTTCTGGGAGTAATGAGAATATTAGGTATGGGAATGACAATGGGAGCCTGAAACCAGGCTGGAAAAAGCCTCCTAGGCCCCCCAGATCATCCACAGATTCAGCAAGAGAGAGACATATGAAGGGCAATTCTGATAGAGCTTTGCTAAGAAGAGCCAGATTGgagagaatgaaaattttgaaaaagcagAAGGTTGGGAAGCCCTCTTCTACTAAAACCACTCTCTGGGCTCTGCTATTTACAGTTTTCTTCTTTGCTATCGTGATCACTCAAG GTATACATTCGCTAAGGACTGTTAGCCCACAAGATTCTTCAACAAAATTAGCTGTATCAAATTTTAGCGAATTGGGGCAGACACT AGGATTGGGCAATTTCTCAGCTCCTTATCCTCCTCTTCAAAACAGAGGAAATACCATGATAGAAACAACTGGACGAAACAAAACGAATTCTTCTAAAAGGTGA